The genomic stretch CGCCGCCCCGGCTTTGCCGATTGACATGGTGGCTACCGGGATTCCCGCCGGCATCTGTACCGTGGCCAACAGGGCATCCATTCCCTGGAGAGAAGTGGCATTGAGTGGAACGCCAATAACCGGGAGAGTCGTATGAGCAGCAACAACTCCGGCAAGATGGGCTGCCGCTCCCGCCCCGGCTATGATTACTTTGCTGCCTTTTGCCTCAGCTTTCCTGATCAGGGTAACGGTTCGTTCAGGCGTGCGGTGGGCTGAAGTTACCCTGGTTTCGTGGACAATGGAAAACTGCTGTAAAATCCTGGAAGCTTCTGCCATGACTTCCCAGTCGGAATCACTGCCCATAAGCAGCAGTACATCAATGGTTTCGGTCATGGTATTTATACCTGGCACATTTTTTTTAATTTCTCACAGAGACACAGAGTCACGGAGGATACATTATTCTCTGTGTCTTTGTGTCTCCGTGAGAGTATTTTTGACTTCCTGTGGCGAATATTTAAGAAGACATAGCTATTGTAGCCGTTTAAGAGCTTTCTTGCCAATATCAGTTCGGTACTGGGCCCTGGGCCAGGAAATCAGCTTGACCGCCCGATAACATCTTTCAATGGCGGCAGGAATGTTTTCGTCTACAGCAGTGACTCCTAAGACCCGGCCACCGTTGGTAACCACTTCTCCCTCGTCATTGGTGGTGGTTCCGGCATGGAATACCATCACATCTTCCAGCCTGGCAGCGGCTTCCAGTCCGGAAATTACTTCACCTTTCTCATAGGGACCGGGATATCCACCGGAAGCCATGACCACACAGACTGATGGTCTGTCATCCCAGGTAACCATGGCTTTGGCCAGGTGGCCGCTGATGCAGGCTTCCAGGATGGGAACAATGTCACTTTTCAGCCGCATCAATATGGGTTGGGTTTCCGGATCGCCAAAACGGGCATTGAATTCCAGTACCCTGGGAACCCCTTCTTTAATCATCAGCCCGGCGTAGAGTATACCGCGGTATTTTCTCCCATCAGCTGACATTCCTTTAATTGCGGGGATCATGATATCATTCATAATCCGCCGGAAGAGTCCATCAGTAATAACCGGGGCCGGGGAATAGGCTCCCATGCCGCCGGTATTGGGTCCCTGGTCCCCGTCAAAAATAGGTTTGTGATCCTGGGAAGTGACCATGGGGATGACAATGTCGCCGTCAGTGAAGACCAGGAATGAAGCTTCTTCCCCTTCAAGGAATTCTTCAACGATAATGGTGTCACCGGCGTCGCCGAAAGCTTTTTTCCGCATGATGGTGTATACCGCGTCTTCAGCTTCTTCTAACGTTTTGGCCACGATGACCCCTTTGCCGGCTGCCAGTCCGTTAGCTTTGACGACGATCGGGGCTCCATGATTATAAATATACTCTATGGCATCATCAGGATTGTCAAAACTGGCGTAATCACCGGTGGGTATTTTACATTTTTTCAGCAGTTCCTTGCAGAATTTTTTGCTGCCTTCAATCTCAGCTGCAAGTTTGTTCGGGCCAAAAATTTTGAGTTCATTATCATTAAATCGATCAACAATCCCGGCGGTCAGCGGGTCTTCCGGTCCCACCACTGTCATGTCAATCTCTTTTTCCAGGGCAAAGTTCAACAGACCGTCAAGATCATTGGCTTCAATGGGGATACAGGTTGCCATTTTAGCAATTCCCGCGTTTCCCGGGGCGCAAAAGATACGTGAGACCTTGTTGCTTTGGGCAATTTTCCAGATCAGGGCATGCTCCCGTCCACCACCACCAACTACCAGTATTTTCATTTCTTTTTCCCTCCTGTCAATGGACAGCCTCCCGGTACCTTAAACATTTGACTATGTTTTCAAAAAAGATAAAAATGCTCTCACAGAGGCACAAAGTCACAGAGAACCCCAGTCATTTGCCCTCTGTGACTCTGTGTCTCTGTGAGAAATAATAAAGAATTGTCAATCTACAGACAAAGTCGAATATTTGCCACCTACTGCTAATCAACCTGAAACCATGATCCCTAAAAGCTCATAGCTAATAGCTAATCGTTCAGCTGAGGTTTTAATGTTTAAAATGACGTGTACCGGTAAACATCATGGCCATTCCATGTTCATTGGCTGCCGCGATGGTTTCCTCGTCACGATTTGAGCCCCCCGGCTGGATAATGGCGGTTACTCCTGCTTTAGCAGCCGTATCGACTCCGTCCCTGAAAGGAAAGAAGGCATCTGATCCCAGGACGGTTCCAGCGGTTGGACTCAGGGCTTTCATCACCGCAATATTGACTGAATCAACCCGACTCATCTGGCCGGCACCGACTCCAACCAGCTGGTTGGCGCGGGCCAGGACAATGGCATTGGACTTTACATGTTTGCAGAGCTTCCAGGCAAACATCAGGTCAACCATTTCCTGTTCGTCTGGTTGTCTGTCGGTAGCGTAGCGCCATTCGGGCGGCGGAGTCAGGAGTAAGTCGCGATCCTGAAGCAGCAGGCCGCCGACTACTTTTTTGAATTCCAGTCCCGGCTGACTTGATTGTTCTCCCAGGGGAGCCTGCAGTAGTCGCAGGGCATTCTTTTCTGCCAGTATTTTTCGAGCTTCATCGGTGAAATCAGGGGCAATGACAGCTTCTATGAATGTTGTGGCAATTTCCCTGGCAGTTTCCGCGTCAACCGGCACATTGACCGCAACAATGCCGCCGAAAGCTGAAACCGGGTCGCCGGCCCGGGCCTGGCGATAGGCTTCCACCAGATTGTTAACCGGGGATTGGGCGGCCCCGCAGGGATTATTGTGTTTAATCACCACGGCGGCAGTGGTGGAAAATTCCTTAACCAGTTCAAAAGCGGCATTGCTGTCGAGGATATTGTTGAATGAAAGAGCCTTGCCCTGTAACTGGGTAGCACTGCCGATGCAGGGTTCATTGATGCTGAGGTCCCGATAGAAAGCGGCTTTTTGATGAGGGTTTTCGCCATAGCGTAAATCCTGGGTCTTGATGCCCTGGTAGCTGAATGTTTCCGGAAATGCCAGACGTTGATCCGGGCTACAGTCAAGTTCAGGATAGGTGCCAAGGTAGTTTGAAATGGCGGCTTCATAACGGGCTGTGGCCTGAAAAACTTTTTTAGCCAGGCTGAAATTTGTCGCGGGACTGACTGTTCCTTGAGTTTTTTTCATCTCATCCAGCAGTAATCGATAATCCAGTGGATCAATAATAACGGTAACATCCCGGAAATTTTTAGCAGCCGAGCGCAGCATGGTCGGGCCGCCGATATCAATATTTTCGATGGCTTCAGCGAAAGAACAGTCCGGTTTACTGATGGTGGCTTCAAAAGGGTAGAGATTGACAATGACCAGATCAATGGGGTCAATGCCATGTGCTGCCATTTTCTCCATATGCTGGGGCAAGTCACGCCGGCCAAGGAGGCCGCCATGGATCTTCGGGTGCAGGGTTTTAACCCGCCCATCCAGCATTTCAGGGAAACCGGTATAATCGGAAACATCGGTAACCGCTATTCCCTGGCTGCGCAAAAGTTTTGCCGTGCCGCCGGTGGATAGAATCTCAACGCCGAAGGTTGCCAATTCACGGGCAAACTCAACAATTCCTTCTTTGTCGGAAACGCTGATCAATGCTTTTTTAATGGTGGCCATTTTTTACTCCTTGGATTTATCTGGATACAGTTTTTCAAGATAAACTAAAATCTTAACTTTCTGAGTTGCTCTAAAAACAGCGAAAGAAATCTCCAGGGGATGTTCCGGCATGGCTTTCGCTCATTCTCGCCGGCCGTCCTTGGCCGGCTTCTGAGGCGTCCGCCGCGAATCACGTCGTGTGATTCGTTCGGCGGCCAATACCGCTATGAGCCAAGCCCGAACATCCTGCAAATATGTCCCTGGCAATGCAAGTCAGTAAGTTGAGTAAAATGTATACCAGTTGAAAAACAACCTGTTTGCATGGATAATTACAAGCTAGTTTACATAGCGTAATCGACATGGTAATGCAAATAAAAAAACCCTTTGATGGTCAGTCTTTCCGTCATGTTTTGGCTGAGCAATAATAGCTCCAGACCGATGATTGAACTTCCATAGGATTGTGGTAGTGGTTTCAGCATCCCTTCATTTTGCAGGTATTTTCGATCTTTTATCAAAGCATTGTTTTTGCCCGAGCGTGAAAAAATTTTGCTATTTTCCCGGCAGTATGTTACCTAAACCTTTGTTTTGGATATCTTTTCACCCTTATTATCCTTTCTTCCCCAGGGGGGTGAGCTCTTGCAGTCAGCTGGTGATCTTCAAAAACAACTTTTGTTATTGAACCGGGTCGGCAGCTCCCTGCGTCATACCAATGATTTTCCTCAGGTCTGCAAAACCATTGTCAGGGCGATAATAGCTGAAACCAATGCTGAGAACTGTTCGTTATATGTCATGGACAGCCATCAGCAGCGTCTGTTTTTACGGGCTGCCATGGGTAAACAGGACCCGGTTCCGGTCTTTTTTCATGATGATAATACCGATGATCTGATTCAATTCCGTCTTGGTGAGGGAATTCTTGGAAGGGCGGCATTACAAAGACGTCCATTTTTCATTGATGATGTTACTCAAAGTCCGGAGTTTGTCCTGTTTGATGCCTCTTCTGTAGCGGTTAAATCCCTTTTATGTGTCCCGGTTATTGATGGAGATGAGGTGCTGGGGGGCATCAGCCTGAGCCACTCTGAATCTGGTGCTTTGGGGCAACCACTATTGGCTTCCCTGGAAATCATTGCCGATCAGACTGCCAAAGCCCTGAAAAATGCGCTGTTGATTACCCAGTTGCAGCAAGTCAATAAACATCTGGAGCAGGAAGTCGTAAAAGGTTATCGCAAGCTGGCTGATTCCGAAAGGAAATACCGTTTTTTGGTGGAACAGGCTGCTGAAGGGATTGTCACAACCAAGGATGGAATTATTCTTTATGCTAATCCCCAATTCTGGAAGATGGCTGGTTATGATGAAAAAGCGCCTGGCACAGATTTAAATGATATTCTTGACCTTGCCAACCGGCAGCAAATGATGACTCCCTGTCAATACCAGGAGTTTATGGCGCAGGACCCAGATTGCCATAAGCCTGAATTTCATTTTGAAACAGATTTGAAGCATTCCCATGAATACCAGGTGAAAGTTGAAGTGACTGGTTGTCGGGTACCTGATGACCACGGATTCATCCACCAGTTTTATGTTCGTGACATCAGTGATCGGGTGCAGCTGGATAAAATGAAAGATACCTTCTTTGCTTCCCTGGTTCATGAACTTAAAACCCCCATTACGGTAATCAACAGTTATCTGCAGCAGTTGGTTGGCGATATGTCAAAACATGGGGAAAAACGGCAAAAACTTTTTGCTGATCTGGATAAAGTGTCAAGAAGACTTATTCATTTATTGAATGATATCCTGGTTTATAGCCGGTTAAATTATGCCGGACAGCAGTTGAATATGCGTCGCTGGCCAATAAATGATGAAATTTTTAATACGATTGATTACTTTCGTCCTCTTCTGGAAGAAAAAGGCATTATGGTGACCAGCGAGTTGCAGGCCGGTTTGCAGCCCTTCCTGTTTGACCGGGAGAAAATCGGCCAGGTTCTGGTAAATTTGATGGATAATGCGATTAAATTTACCGGTTCTGGTGGTAAAATCATCTGGCACAGTCAAGAAGTGACGTTTGGTGATTATCTTTGTGCCGATGAGCTTGAGTCCGTAATGAATCAAGGACAAAGTGGATCCTGGTTGAAAATGGACAAAGGGATCAGTATTTCAATAGAGGATACCGGGTGCGGGATTCCGGAAATTGACGGCCAGAAGGTTTTCAGTGAATTTTATACCAGTCATGAGAGTGAAGGCAGCGGGCTGGGGTTGTCAATCTGTCGTAAAATAGTTCAATGCCATGGCGGCTGTATCTCCGCTGAAAGGACAGCTCAGGGAAGTAGATTTAGTTTTATCCTTCCTTTGCGGTTTACAGCTTAATCTCAACTTTCTGAGTTGCCCTAAAAACAGCTGTAAGAAATCTCCGGGGATGTTCCGGCATGGCTCTCGCTCATTCTCGCCGGCCGTCCGCCGCGAATCACATCGTGTGATTCGTTCGGCGGCCAATACCGCTATGAGCTAAGCCCGAACATCCGGTAATTATGTCCCTGACAACGCAAGTCAGAAAGTTGAGGGTTTGTAGTCATTAATCCTGTTACGGTGTACGGGGAACCCTTTAGCCTTACATCTTTAACCTTGAACCTTATACCTTAGTTATGGATATTGCCGATAAAATAGCCGTCCTGGTGGTTGATGATGAAGAGATAATCTGTTCATGCCTGGCCAGTTTGCTGGGCGAGAATGGTTATGATGCCGAGATGGCATATGATGCGGAAACGGCATGGGAAAAGCTGTTGCAAAATAGTTTTGATCTGGTGATTCTGGATATTATGTTGCCGGGGATGAGCGGTATTGCTTTACTGCGAAAGATTCATCAACGTTTTCCCGTATTGCCGGTGCTGATGCTCTCAGCCATTGACCGTTCAGATGTTGTAGTTGAGGCCATGCAGGCCGGTGCCTGGGATTATGCCAGAAAACCCTTTGATAATACTGAATTGCTCCTGACCATTAATAATGTTCTGGCAGAAAAGCGCTTGAAAGAGGAGAAGGAACAACTTTCTTCACGGTTGCCCAATAGAAGCATTCGTAAAATTATCTCCCAGAGTGATTCCATGAAAATGGTTAAGGAGGTTATCGAACAAATTGCCGATACGGATGTTACGGTGTTGATCCATGGGGACACCGGTGTTGGTAAGGAACTGGTTGCCAATCGTCTGCATTTTTTATCCCGGCGGGCTGAAGAGCCATTCATAAAAATAAACTGCGCGGCGCTACCGGAAAATCTGCTTGAAAGTGAGTTGTTTGGTTTCGACCGAGGAGCGTTTACCGGGGCCTTGCGCAACAAGCTTGGAAAGTTTGAACAGGCCGGTAAAGGAACTATATTTCTTGACGAAATCGGGGAAATGGGTCTGCCCCTGCAGACCAAAATTTTACAGGTTCTGCAGGATAAGGCTTGTACCCGCCTGGGAGGGGTGAAAGAAATAGCGGTCCATTGTCGTATCCTGGCGGCAACAAACCGTAATCTTGAAGAGGAAATTAAAAAAGGTTTTTTCCGTTCAGATTTATATTACCGGCTTAATGTGGTTAATATTTATGTCCCCTCTCTGGATAAAAGAAAAGATGATATCCCGTTGTTGATTGATCATTTTCTGCAGATTTACAATAAACGTTATGGCCGTAGAAGAAAAATATCCCGCAAAATTATCGATGGACTGCTTGCCAGGAATTGGCCGGGTAACGTTCGGGAGCTGGAAAACTGGATCAGAAGATTTGTGATCCTGGGAAGC from Pseudomonadota bacterium encodes the following:
- the purE gene encoding 5-(carboxyamino)imidazole ribonucleotide mutase → MTETIDVLLLMGSDSDWEVMAEASRILQQFSIVHETRVTSAHRTPERTVTLIRKAEAKGSKVIIAGAGAAAHLAGVVAAHTTLPVIGVPLNATSLQGMDALLATVQMPAGIPVATMSIGKAGAANAALFAIQIMALADEKLADTLRQYRRQLVEKVEAKDERLQQKREQT
- a CDS encoding ATP-binding protein codes for the protein MQSAGDLQKQLLLLNRVGSSLRHTNDFPQVCKTIVRAIIAETNAENCSLYVMDSHQQRLFLRAAMGKQDPVPVFFHDDNTDDLIQFRLGEGILGRAALQRRPFFIDDVTQSPEFVLFDASSVAVKSLLCVPVIDGDEVLGGISLSHSESGALGQPLLASLEIIADQTAKALKNALLITQLQQVNKHLEQEVVKGYRKLADSERKYRFLVEQAAEGIVTTKDGIILYANPQFWKMAGYDEKAPGTDLNDILDLANRQQMMTPCQYQEFMAQDPDCHKPEFHFETDLKHSHEYQVKVEVTGCRVPDDHGFIHQFYVRDISDRVQLDKMKDTFFASLVHELKTPITVINSYLQQLVGDMSKHGEKRQKLFADLDKVSRRLIHLLNDILVYSRLNYAGQQLNMRRWPINDEIFNTIDYFRPLLEEKGIMVTSELQAGLQPFLFDREKIGQVLVNLMDNAIKFTGSGGKIIWHSQEVTFGDYLCADELESVMNQGQSGSWLKMDKGISISIEDTGCGIPEIDGQKVFSEFYTSHESEGSGLGLSICRKIVQCHGGCISAERTAQGSRFSFILPLRFTA
- the purD gene encoding phosphoribosylamine--glycine ligase, encoding MKILVVGGGGREHALIWKIAQSNKVSRIFCAPGNAGIAKMATCIPIEANDLDGLLNFALEKEIDMTVVGPEDPLTAGIVDRFNDNELKIFGPNKLAAEIEGSKKFCKELLKKCKIPTGDYASFDNPDDAIEYIYNHGAPIVVKANGLAAGKGVIVAKTLEEAEDAVYTIMRKKAFGDAGDTIIVEEFLEGEEASFLVFTDGDIVIPMVTSQDHKPIFDGDQGPNTGGMGAYSPAPVITDGLFRRIMNDIMIPAIKGMSADGRKYRGILYAGLMIKEGVPRVLEFNARFGDPETQPILMRLKSDIVPILEACISGHLAKAMVTWDDRPSVCVVMASGGYPGPYEKGEVISGLEAAARLEDVMVFHAGTTTNDEGEVVTNGGRVLGVTAVDENIPAAIERCYRAVKLISWPRAQYRTDIGKKALKRLQ
- a CDS encoding sigma-54 dependent transcriptional regulator, translating into MDIADKIAVLVVDDEEIICSCLASLLGENGYDAEMAYDAETAWEKLLQNSFDLVILDIMLPGMSGIALLRKIHQRFPVLPVLMLSAIDRSDVVVEAMQAGAWDYARKPFDNTELLLTINNVLAEKRLKEEKEQLSSRLPNRSIRKIISQSDSMKMVKEVIEQIADTDVTVLIHGDTGVGKELVANRLHFLSRRAEEPFIKINCAALPENLLESELFGFDRGAFTGALRNKLGKFEQAGKGTIFLDEIGEMGLPLQTKILQVLQDKACTRLGGVKEIAVHCRILAATNRNLEEEIKKGFFRSDLYYRLNVVNIYVPSLDKRKDDIPLLIDHFLQIYNKRYGRRRKISRKIIDGLLARNWPGNVRELENWIRRFVILGSGSGWQKAEAQLNKEEKQSSPHESPYLQEISLLLAQNKPLPLRQMVKQIVTAEDRSYLLQVLEKVKYNKKKAARLLQVSYKTFLLKLKACGIEKVNMRERNGF
- the purH gene encoding bifunctional phosphoribosylaminoimidazolecarboxamide formyltransferase/IMP cyclohydrolase, with the protein product MATIKKALISVSDKEGIVEFARELATFGVEILSTGGTAKLLRSQGIAVTDVSDYTGFPEMLDGRVKTLHPKIHGGLLGRRDLPQHMEKMAAHGIDPIDLVIVNLYPFEATISKPDCSFAEAIENIDIGGPTMLRSAAKNFRDVTVIIDPLDYRLLLDEMKKTQGTVSPATNFSLAKKVFQATARYEAAISNYLGTYPELDCSPDQRLAFPETFSYQGIKTQDLRYGENPHQKAAFYRDLSINEPCIGSATQLQGKALSFNNILDSNAAFELVKEFSTTAAVVIKHNNPCGAAQSPVNNLVEAYRQARAGDPVSAFGGIVAVNVPVDAETAREIATTFIEAVIAPDFTDEARKILAEKNALRLLQAPLGEQSSQPGLEFKKVVGGLLLQDRDLLLTPPPEWRYATDRQPDEQEMVDLMFAWKLCKHVKSNAIVLARANQLVGVGAGQMSRVDSVNIAVMKALSPTAGTVLGSDAFFPFRDGVDTAAKAGVTAIIQPGGSNRDEETIAAANEHGMAMMFTGTRHFKH